The Gimibacter soli genome includes a region encoding these proteins:
- a CDS encoding CpaD family pilus assembly lipoprotein: MIHKIARLGMISGSLLGLAACGGQEQVPHAIDAPVRAEVQMVRLTHVINAESDGTATPSNVTYVALGAFLDGIKAGYGDRLFLDGAAAASPDRIGAIADFVRARGLEVQGFAAFGATPASGDLVLYVERHVVTPPSCNNWVDTKSDNQFNNTSSGFGCATNANLALMVADPADLVGGRKPDGAQPNPQATGRAKTHQQAAADGGNNTTVSRALNSLFGN, from the coding sequence ATGATCCATAAAATCGCCCGCCTCGGAATGATTTCCGGCTCGCTCCTGGGCCTTGCCGCCTGCGGCGGTCAGGAACAGGTGCCCCACGCAATCGACGCGCCCGTCCGCGCCGAAGTGCAGATGGTGCGCCTGACCCATGTGATCAACGCGGAAAGCGATGGCACGGCAACACCGTCCAACGTCACCTATGTCGCCCTTGGCGCCTTCCTTGATGGCATCAAGGCCGGGTATGGCGACCGCCTCTTCCTTGATGGTGCCGCCGCCGCATCACCAGACCGGATCGGCGCGATTGCCGATTTCGTTCGCGCCCGCGGCCTTGAAGTTCAAGGCTTCGCAGCCTTCGGCGCAACACCCGCTTCCGGCGACCTCGTTCTCTATGTCGAGCGGCACGTGGTCACACCGCCCTCGTGCAACAACTGGGTCGATACAAAAAGCGACAACCAGTTCAACAACACCTCGTCGGGCTTCGGCTGCGCAACCAATGCGAACCTTGCGCTGATGGTGGCAGACCCTGCCGATCTGGTCGGTGGCAGGAAACCGGACGGCGCACAACCGAACCCGCAGGCAACCGGTCGGGCGAAGACGCACCAGCAAGCGGCAGCAGATGGTGGCAACAACACCACCGTTTCGCGCGCGCTGAATTCGCTCTTCGGTAACTAG
- a CDS encoding TadE/TadG family type IV pilus assembly protein, translating into MTRKADRKSASKFLRDERGVAAIEFALTLPIYLAMIIFLVEVARMAMTQSIISFAAQEATRYALVNYDATTDDVTATAADALIGLSPENLNAIIVTAPVDPVDNTRLVSVEIQYQYKPILPVDAFLAGDQGGFQLTGQSQGFITEEIPET; encoded by the coding sequence TTGACCCGGAAGGCCGACAGAAAATCAGCGTCCAAATTCCTGCGTGACGAGCGCGGGGTCGCCGCAATCGAATTTGCGCTGACCCTGCCCATCTATCTCGCCATGATCATTTTCCTGGTGGAAGTGGCCCGCATGGCGATGACCCAAAGCATCATCTCCTTCGCCGCACAGGAAGCGACCCGTTACGCCCTCGTCAATTACGATGCGACCACGGACGATGTCACCGCAACGGCGGCAGACGCCCTGATCGGCCTCTCGCCTGAGAATCTGAACGCGATCATCGTGACGGCCCCTGTCGACCCGGTCGATAACACCCGCCTTGTCTCGGTCGAGATCCAGTATCAGTACAAGCCGATTCTGCCGGTGGACGCCTTCCTTGCCGGTGATCAGGGAGGCTTTCAACTTACAGGACAGTCACAGGGCTTCATCACCGAAGAAATCCCCGAGACCTGA
- a CDS encoding CpaF family protein, whose product MKATAFGKRQRTFGRPGGFGKGQPGQSDAPASFDASALLDEPQEPVFDTPADDLPPPPSPSGDIVDYLAALAEGRLRDLLTADEVRMSTKAEITTRLSKFVAELAANAGLEPSSQESADIVTYLLNEVESTIGSIGDEMTAAPSAAKEKEGRKKQTLIEAKEKVQPLLMEHIDPAAAAELPRPELAEQVGEVVGELLVQEKIHLNLTEQRDLVSLLLDDMLGLGPLEPLLADELVTDIMVNGPRQVYAERKGKLALTDVTFRDNQHLLNIAQRIVSAVGRRVDESSPICDARLMDGSRVNVIIPPLAIDGASISIRKFAKDKITLDKMLDFKSISPPLAKLLKIAGACRLNILISGGTGSGKTTMLNALSRMIDKGERVVTIEDAAELQLQQPHVVRLETRPANLEGQGEITMRDLVKNALRMRPDRIILGEIRGGEAIDMLQAMNTGHDGSMGTIHANRPREALTRLENMVNMAGLHLPTKAIREQISSSLDLIVQVQRMRDGGRRTTHVTEVVGMEGDVITTQDLFKFEFTGEDESGRLVGDFKSTGVRPHFLPKAEYFGLGRALMDAMNG is encoded by the coding sequence ATGAAAGCAACGGCATTCGGGAAAAGACAGCGGACATTCGGGCGGCCCGGCGGCTTCGGCAAGGGGCAGCCCGGACAATCCGACGCGCCCGCGTCTTTCGATGCTTCTGCATTGCTCGACGAACCGCAGGAACCCGTTTTCGACACACCCGCCGACGACCTGCCGCCGCCTCCGAGCCCGTCCGGCGATATCGTTGATTATCTCGCCGCCCTCGCCGAAGGCCGCCTGCGTGATCTGCTGACGGCGGACGAAGTCCGCATGTCGACAAAGGCCGAAATCACCACACGGCTGAGCAAATTCGTGGCGGAGCTCGCCGCCAATGCCGGGCTGGAGCCAAGCTCGCAGGAAAGCGCCGATATCGTCACCTACCTCCTCAACGAGGTGGAATCGACCATCGGCTCCATTGGCGACGAGATGACCGCAGCCCCTTCTGCCGCGAAGGAGAAGGAAGGCCGCAAGAAACAGACGCTCATTGAGGCCAAGGAAAAGGTCCAGCCGCTTCTGATGGAGCATATCGACCCCGCCGCCGCCGCCGAACTGCCGCGCCCCGAGCTTGCCGAACAGGTCGGCGAAGTCGTCGGCGAGTTGCTGGTGCAGGAAAAGATCCACCTGAACTTGACCGAGCAGCGCGACCTCGTCAGCCTGCTGCTTGACGATATGCTGGGCCTCGGCCCGCTCGAGCCCTTGCTCGCGGACGAGCTTGTCACCGATATCATGGTGAACGGCCCAAGGCAGGTCTACGCCGAACGCAAGGGCAAGCTGGCGCTGACCGACGTCACCTTCCGCGACAACCAGCACCTGCTGAACATCGCGCAGCGTATCGTGTCGGCTGTTGGCCGCCGCGTCGATGAAAGCTCGCCGATCTGCGACGCCCGCCTGATGGACGGCAGCCGCGTGAACGTGATCATTCCGCCGCTCGCCATCGACGGCGCTTCGATCTCGATCCGGAAATTTGCGAAAGACAAGATCACGCTCGACAAGATGCTCGATTTCAAGAGTATCTCGCCGCCGCTTGCAAAACTTCTGAAAATCGCCGGCGCCTGCCGCCTGAATATCCTGATCTCGGGTGGTACGGGTTCGGGTAAGACCACCATGCTCAACGCCCTGTCACGCATGATCGACAAGGGCGAGCGCGTCGTCACCATCGAGGATGCGGCCGAGCTGCAACTGCAACAGCCGCACGTGGTGCGTCTTGAAACCCGCCCTGCGAACCTTGAAGGCCAGGGCGAGATCACGATGCGCGACCTCGTGAAAAACGCCCTCCGCATGCGCCCGGACCGTATCATCCTTGGCGAGATTCGGGGCGGCGAGGCCATCGACATGCTGCAGGCCATGAACACCGGCCACGACGGCTCGATGGGCACCATCCACGCCAACCGCCCGCGCGAGGCCCTGACCCGCCTTGAAAACATGGTCAACATGGCAGGCCTTCACCTGCCCACGAAGGCGATCCGCGAGCAGATTTCCTCGTCGCTCGACCTGATCGTGCAGGTGCAGCGGATGCGCGACGGTGGCCGCCGCACCACCCACGTTACCGAAGTGGTGGGCATGGAAGGCGACGTGATCACCACGCAGGATCTGTTCAAGTTCGAATTCACGGGCGAGGACGAAAGCGGTCGTCTGGTCGGCGATTTCAAATCCACCGGGGTTCGCCCTCATTTCCTGCCGAAGGCAGAATATTTCGGCCTTGGCCGCGCCCTCATGGACGCGATGAACGGGTAA
- the cpaB gene encoding Flp pilus assembly protein CpaB yields the protein MNIRAILFLAVAALGVLLVVMATRSYLAGQTQRPVEEAPKVQVLVAARDLPPGTILAATDVIWRDWPDSGIDVNYISKGSTNAATAQKTIEKAKTDEEKAKLRDRDKTSGKVVRMGFAAGEPITRTSLVAPGERGYVAAALTPGMRAMTVQVNNYTGVGGFAQPGDRVDVILTHDVQRTAYENGRQIRRMHTVSETVMENIRMLALNDASEARPVEGKKKKAPSSATLELPPAMVERILVLDEIGDLSLSLRSLAANGVPDGDQPRDVSGSYAVDSDIGNFMPKMGDVANDNIITVYRGSTATRMVPLDSGEGMPVKRTGSSGASLVGTPTEGGQEINDGDAPADDEGAN from the coding sequence ATGAATATCCGCGCGATCTTGTTTCTGGCCGTCGCGGCACTGGGTGTGCTTCTGGTGGTAATGGCCACACGGTCCTATCTGGCAGGACAGACCCAGCGCCCCGTCGAAGAGGCGCCGAAGGTGCAGGTTCTGGTCGCTGCGCGCGACCTGCCGCCGGGCACCATTCTGGCCGCAACCGATGTCATCTGGCGCGATTGGCCGGATAGCGGCATCGACGTCAATTATATCTCGAAAGGCAGCACCAATGCTGCCACCGCGCAAAAGACGATCGAGAAAGCCAAAACGGACGAAGAAAAAGCCAAGCTGCGCGACCGCGACAAGACAAGCGGCAAGGTCGTTCGCATGGGCTTCGCCGCAGGCGAGCCGATCACCCGGACCTCGCTTGTGGCCCCGGGCGAGCGCGGTTATGTGGCAGCGGCCCTGACCCCGGGCATGCGCGCCATGACGGTGCAGGTCAATAATTACACCGGCGTTGGCGGCTTCGCCCAGCCTGGCGACCGGGTCGATGTGATCCTCACTCATGATGTGCAGCGCACCGCCTACGAAAACGGTCGCCAGATTCGCCGCATGCATACGGTCAGCGAAACGGTGATGGAAAACATCCGCATGCTGGCCCTCAATGATGCAAGCGAAGCCCGTCCTGTTGAAGGCAAGAAGAAGAAAGCGCCGAGCTCGGCAACGCTTGAGCTGCCGCCCGCAATGGTGGAGCGCATTCTGGTGCTTGATGAAATCGGTGACCTGTCGCTTTCGCTGCGCAGCCTTGCCGCCAACGGCGTGCCCGATGGCGACCAGCCCCGCGATGTCAGCGGCTCCTACGCCGTCGATTCGGATATCGGCAACTTCATGCCGAAGATGGGGGATGTCGCCAACGACAACATCATCACAGTTTATCGCGGCAGCACTGCTACCCGCATGGTTCCGCTCGATTCCGGCGAGGGCATGCCCGTGAAACGCACAGGTTCGAGTGGCGCTTCGCTTGTCGGTACACCGACCGAAGGTGGCCAGGAAATCAACGACGGCGACGCGCCGGCAGATGACGAAGGAGCCAACTGA
- a CDS encoding TadE/TadG family type IV pilus assembly protein yields the protein MNLIECTRNLLRRLRVEEGASILTETALGIPLYLTLASGTLEASNYLLLHLKMQHTVVAIADLTTRDEKIYESVVTDIFEAVPQIMTPYPVADESKMIITAISEVEGETPSIFWQREGSGTLSVESTLGEEGDHITMPYDIEVNPNETVIITEYFYRYEPLIFDVFGATTLHRIAYFRPRIGSLQAVLP from the coding sequence ATGAACCTTATTGAATGCACCCGCAATTTGCTGCGCCGCCTGCGCGTCGAGGAAGGCGCCTCGATCCTCACCGAGACAGCGCTTGGTATCCCGCTTTACCTGACGCTCGCATCCGGCACGCTGGAAGCCAGCAACTATCTTTTGCTGCACCTGAAGATGCAGCATACCGTGGTGGCGATCGCTGACCTCACCACGCGGGATGAAAAGATCTACGAAAGCGTCGTGACCGACATTTTCGAAGCCGTCCCGCAGATCATGACGCCCTATCCGGTGGCCGATGAATCAAAGATGATCATCACCGCGATCAGCGAGGTGGAAGGCGAAACGCCCAGCATCTTCTGGCAGCGTGAAGGATCCGGCACACTTTCGGTGGAAAGCACGCTCGGGGAGGAAGGTGACCATATCACCATGCCTTATGACATTGAGGTCAACCCGAATGAAACGGTGATCATCACCGAGTATTTCTACCGGTATGAACCGCTCATCTTTGATGTGTTCGGAGCAACGACCCTGCACCGCATCGCCTATTTCCGCCCGCGGATCGGCTCGCTGCAAGCCGTCCTTCCCTGA
- a CDS encoding Tad domain-containing protein produces MMPIIASGIITCIGAAGLAIDATRMFYVHDVLQKSLDSAGLAAGHAMYEDQMESDANDFFYANMSAAGGVAIDPDFDIDISPNNKVITVTGTAKVATTFMRLFGYDKINVNASTEITRETRGMELVLVMDNTGSMRGTAITAMKNAAADLVETVYGDNDTNPNLWVGLVPYTAMVNIGSQHSDWLTWDSRNDIANGKYSPSSWKGCVMAREGDGDETDETPDDAPFTSMYWANSTDNMWNPSSGKYFLNEGNNAQNDGRGPNLGCGPAITPLVASKATVLAAIDEMLPWHRGGTASNLGLVWGWRVISPGWRGLWGGDSPANLPLAYNTPFMNKVVVLLTDGANQFYDWNYRYYMDGSKLRTTTSGTAGPDGSDYTAYGRLNDMGVYSLPDGQTILDTKLANTCADMKAEGIILYTITFGSSPNSQTKSLYRTCASNTSFYYHAPNDEELAEVFDTIGKQLSNLRLSQ; encoded by the coding sequence ATGATGCCGATTATCGCAAGCGGGATTATCACCTGTATTGGTGCGGCCGGGCTCGCGATCGACGCCACCCGCATGTTCTACGTGCACGATGTGCTGCAGAAGTCGCTCGATTCCGCCGGCCTTGCCGCTGGTCACGCCATGTACGAAGACCAGATGGAATCCGACGCCAACGATTTCTTCTATGCCAACATGTCCGCCGCCGGCGGTGTGGCAATCGACCCCGATTTCGACATCGACATTTCGCCGAACAACAAGGTCATCACGGTGACCGGCACGGCGAAGGTCGCCACCACCTTCATGCGGCTTTTCGGCTACGACAAGATCAACGTGAATGCGAGCACCGAGATCACCCGCGAAACCCGCGGGATGGAACTGGTGCTGGTGATGGACAATACCGGCTCGATGCGCGGCACCGCCATCACGGCGATGAAAAATGCTGCAGCTGACCTCGTCGAAACCGTCTACGGCGACAATGACACCAACCCCAACCTGTGGGTTGGCCTTGTCCCCTATACGGCAATGGTCAATATCGGCTCCCAGCACAGCGACTGGCTGACCTGGGACAGCCGGAATGATATCGCGAACGGAAAATATTCCCCGTCCTCCTGGAAAGGCTGCGTCATGGCCCGCGAGGGCGACGGTGACGAGACCGACGAAACGCCGGATGATGCACCCTTCACCTCTATGTACTGGGCAAACAGCACGGACAATATGTGGAACCCGTCGTCGGGAAAATATTTCCTCAATGAAGGAAACAATGCCCAGAATGACGGTCGCGGCCCGAACCTTGGTTGCGGCCCGGCGATCACGCCGCTTGTTGCCTCTAAAGCGACAGTCCTTGCAGCGATCGACGAAATGCTGCCCTGGCACCGCGGCGGCACGGCCAGCAACCTCGGCCTTGTGTGGGGCTGGCGCGTGATCAGCCCCGGCTGGCGCGGCCTGTGGGGCGGTGATTCGCCGGCGAACCTACCGCTTGCTTACAATACGCCCTTCATGAACAAGGTTGTGGTGCTGCTCACCGACGGCGCCAACCAGTTCTATGACTGGAACTACCGCTACTATATGGATGGCAGCAAGTTGAGAACCACGACAAGCGGAACCGCAGGCCCGGACGGGTCGGACTATACCGCCTACGGCCGCCTCAACGACATGGGTGTTTACAGTCTGCCGGACGGTCAGACCATTCTCGACACCAAACTGGCGAACACCTGCGCCGACATGAAAGCCGAAGGCATCATCCTCTATACGATCACCTTTGGCTCATCGCCAAATAGCCAGACCAAATCGCTGTATCGGACCTGTGCATCGAACACGAGTTTCTATTATCATGCACCGAATGATGAAGAACTGGCCGAGGTGTTCGATACCATCGGCAAGCAGCTTTCGAACCTGAGGCTTTCGCAATGA
- a CDS encoding AAA family ATPase, which yields MQKAGNKKAALDREQFGAWVCDDLTGKLLAPIAGEQGLAVDMIFGGGIAGAVRALGAMPVPEFLIVDLSESVDPRADMQALAEVCQQETMVLALGTLNDVTLYRDLIGAGVHDYLVKPLDPAQLRESVVSALNALAVAEEEPAQAQKAPGDKHQIVVIGVRGGLGASTIAANLAWDRAQGGEQTVLLDMDLYFGVSALLFDLEPGRGLADALENPSRVDGLFLERAVVKPIDRLSILGTEAPVGSLREPDAGALDHLVKALSDNYNTVVVDLPRGALADHSDILNSATDIVLVTDFSLRSARDCIRLMSHIKSVKPDATLHVVASMTVPGQNEVEDKDFEASIEASVAVSIPLDAKSLLMASRKGTVIMDAVPGSKMSQALAALSRRFDAGTSGDKAKKASWIGKLLKR from the coding sequence ATGCAGAAAGCAGGCAACAAGAAAGCAGCCCTCGATCGCGAACAGTTTGGCGCGTGGGTGTGCGATGACCTGACCGGCAAGCTCCTTGCCCCCATCGCGGGCGAACAGGGTCTTGCGGTCGACATGATCTTCGGCGGCGGCATCGCTGGTGCCGTGCGTGCACTTGGCGCCATGCCGGTGCCCGAGTTCCTGATCGTCGACCTGTCCGAATCGGTTGATCCGCGCGCCGACATGCAGGCGCTGGCTGAAGTATGCCAGCAGGAAACCATGGTTCTGGCGCTCGGCACACTCAACGATGTGACACTTTACCGCGACCTGATCGGCGCTGGCGTGCACGACTATCTCGTCAAGCCGCTTGACCCGGCGCAATTGCGTGAATCGGTCGTATCGGCCCTGAATGCACTTGCGGTGGCTGAGGAAGAGCCGGCACAGGCCCAGAAAGCCCCCGGCGACAAGCATCAGATCGTGGTGATCGGCGTGCGCGGTGGCCTTGGTGCCAGCACGATTGCGGCAAACCTCGCGTGGGACCGTGCCCAGGGCGGCGAACAGACCGTCCTTCTCGATATGGACCTTTATTTCGGCGTCAGCGCGCTCCTATTCGATCTGGAGCCCGGTCGCGGCCTTGCCGATGCGCTGGAAAACCCGAGCCGGGTGGATGGCCTGTTCCTGGAGCGCGCCGTGGTGAAGCCGATCGACAGGCTTTCGATCCTCGGCACCGAAGCCCCCGTTGGTTCCCTGCGGGAACCTGATGCGGGCGCCCTTGACCATCTCGTGAAGGCGCTTTCGGACAATTACAACACCGTGGTGGTGGATCTGCCGCGCGGGGCGCTCGCAGACCATTCCGATATTCTGAATTCGGCGACCGACATCGTGCTGGTGACCGACTTCAGCCTGCGTTCGGCCCGCGACTGTATCCGCCTGATGTCCCACATCAAATCGGTGAAGCCCGATGCGACCCTCCATGTGGTTGCGTCCATGACCGTGCCGGGCCAGAATGAAGTGGAAGACAAGGACTTCGAAGCTTCGATCGAGGCATCGGTGGCTGTTTCCATCCCGCTTGATGCAAAAAGCCTTCTGATGGCTTCGCGCAAAGGGACGGTGATCATGGATGCGGTGCCGGGCTCCAAAATGTCGCAGGCGCTGGCCGCGCTCTCCCGTCGTTTCGATGCGGGCACCAGCGGCGATAAGGCCAAGAAGGCTTCGTGGATCGGGAAATTGCTGAAACGGTGA
- a CDS encoding A24 family peptidase has product MDGIIISKLLLQAAVGILLLVAAFGDIRERRIPNKLTLVLALLFLPYAFLNWLSGVPALEAFLIPVAVAAAFFLVTLALFAAGAMGGGDVKLIAATALFVGSGQAFLFAFVMAMTGGLLALVMAIRSWMRRTGVAVDPRAAQVPYGVAIACAGLWVEIGDVRALFS; this is encoded by the coding sequence ATGGACGGGATAATCATATCCAAGCTTCTCCTTCAGGCTGCGGTCGGCATTCTATTGCTGGTCGCCGCCTTCGGAGACATTCGCGAGCGGCGCATACCGAACAAGTTAACGCTTGTTCTGGCGCTGCTTTTCCTCCCCTACGCTTTCCTGAACTGGCTATCGGGCGTGCCCGCCCTTGAAGCTTTCCTCATCCCTGTTGCTGTGGCAGCGGCATTCTTCCTTGTCACCCTGGCGCTTTTCGCGGCCGGTGCAATGGGAGGCGGGGATGTGAAGCTGATTGCGGCGACCGCGCTTTTTGTGGGCAGTGGCCAGGCCTTCCTGTTCGCCTTCGTGATGGCGATGACAGGCGGCCTTCTGGCGCTGGTGATGGCAATCCGCTCATGGATGCGTCGCACCGGTGTGGCTGTGGACCCGCGGGCGGCGCAAGTGCCTTATGGCGTTGCAATTGCCTGCGCAGGCTTATGGGTGGAGATCGGCGATGTTCGCGCGCTTTTTAGCTAA
- a CDS encoding TadE/TadG family type IV pilus assembly protein — MIRLRRTLTALRQQDDGVAAVEMVLALPVVLSLIVGTLEIANYYFVASALEHAVLKASRFGITGNETEGVSRDDVVREMIATQTFGRVDMDAVEINTLVYENFEDIGESEPYLDENANEVYDEGEPFTDINGNGEWDEDVGTVGLGNAGDIVLYRVQYSVESLTGMMPWIAKALPAEAAVAVRNEPY; from the coding sequence ATGATCCGGCTTCGCCGCACCCTCACGGCCCTGAGGCAACAAGACGACGGCGTCGCCGCCGTCGAGATGGTGCTGGCGCTGCCTGTTGTCCTGTCGCTGATCGTCGGCACGCTCGAGATCGCCAACTATTATTTCGTCGCCTCGGCGCTTGAGCATGCCGTGCTCAAGGCATCGCGTTTCGGCATCACCGGTAACGAGACCGAGGGTGTATCGCGCGACGATGTGGTTCGCGAGATGATCGCCACCCAGACCTTCGGTCGGGTAGACATGGATGCCGTCGAGATCAACACCCTCGTCTACGAAAACTTCGAAGACATCGGCGAATCCGAGCCCTATCTCGATGAGAATGCCAACGAGGTTTACGATGAAGGCGAACCCTTCACCGATATCAATGGCAATGGCGAGTGGGACGAAGACGTCGGCACGGTTGGCCTCGGCAACGCCGGCGACATCGTGCTTTACCGGGTGCAATATAGCGTGGAAAGCCTGACCGGGATGATGCCCTGGATCGCCAAGGCCCTTCCTGCAGAAGCAGCTGTGGCGGTGCGCAATGAACCTTATTGA
- a CDS encoding type II and III secretion system protein family protein produces the protein MRTRLSTLKLACKAALVVPFMALPVLADGDQTERQQGASIVAPAAGSKISLEIGRGRLIRLDRPATEIFVADPTVADIQVKSPRVVYVFGKNRGETSLFALDSEDRTIYSAHIETTQNLESLNVALKRMLPKYRLATAILGNSLILEGTVSSPEEAALAENLATSFGSGSLTILNRIGVVQPTQVNLRVRIAEVSRSAMKQFGVNWESLFGTDFLFGIAQGADYVSTIADPVTGLPVQSFAFPQSGTRTVFNYGAHGIDLNFAIDALDQNGFLRVLAEPNLTAQSGQQASFLAGGEFPIPVPSSTGGAFGIQFRQFGVSLAFTPTVLDSGRINIAVSPEVSELSTAGAIDINGISVPAISSRRAQTTVELGSGQSFAIAGLLQNRTTQDATKYPGLGDIPILGALFKSDDFRRNETELLIVVTPYLVEPVSDRQIVLPTDGFEAKGDLDRITSGQAYIAKPGDKAAPMDQQTGVSRKERAGFQIN, from the coding sequence ATGCGTACGCGGCTCTCTACCCTCAAACTCGCCTGCAAGGCCGCGCTCGTCGTGCCCTTCATGGCCCTGCCCGTCCTCGCTGACGGCGACCAGACCGAGCGCCAGCAAGGCGCCTCGATCGTCGCCCCGGCGGCAGGCTCCAAAATCTCGCTCGAAATCGGGCGCGGCCGCCTGATCCGGCTCGACCGTCCCGCGACCGAAATTTTCGTCGCTGACCCGACCGTCGCCGACATCCAGGTGAAATCGCCCCGCGTGGTCTATGTTTTCGGCAAGAACCGCGGCGAGACCTCGCTCTTCGCGCTCGACAGTGAAGACCGCACCATCTATTCGGCGCATATCGAGACGACCCAGAATCTGGAATCGCTCAATGTCGCGCTGAAGCGGATGCTGCCGAAATACAGGCTCGCAACCGCCATCCTCGGCAACAGCCTCATTCTCGAGGGCACGGTTTCGAGCCCCGAGGAAGCGGCACTGGCCGAAAACCTCGCAACCTCGTTCGGCAGCGGTTCGCTCACCATCCTCAACCGGATCGGCGTTGTGCAGCCGACGCAGGTGAACCTGCGGGTCCGCATTGCCGAAGTCTCGCGCTCTGCGATGAAGCAGTTCGGCGTGAACTGGGAAAGCCTCTTCGGCACCGACTTCCTGTTCGGCATCGCGCAGGGTGCTGATTATGTCAGCACCATCGCTGACCCGGTCACCGGTCTGCCGGTGCAATCCTTTGCCTTCCCGCAGTCGGGCACCCGCACCGTCTTCAATTACGGCGCCCACGGGATTGACCTCAATTTCGCCATCGACGCGCTCGACCAAAACGGGTTCCTGCGCGTGCTGGCCGAACCGAACCTGACAGCCCAGTCGGGCCAGCAGGCAAGCTTCCTCGCTGGCGGCGAATTCCCGATCCCGGTCCCGAGTTCCACGGGCGGCGCCTTCGGTATCCAGTTCCGCCAGTTCGGTGTGTCGCTTGCCTTCACGCCGACCGTGCTCGACAGCGGCCGCATCAACATCGCGGTCTCGCCTGAGGTCAGTGAACTTTCAACCGCCGGCGCCATCGATATCAACGGCATCAGCGTACCCGCAATCTCAAGCCGTCGGGCACAGACCACTGTCGAACTTGGCAGCGGCCAATCCTTCGCAATTGCGGGCCTCCTGCAGAACCGCACCACGCAGGACGCCACCAAATATCCGGGCCTTGGTGATATTCCGATCCTTGGTGCCCTCTTCAAGAGCGACGATTTCCGCCGCAACGAGACCGAGCTTCTGATCGTCGTCACGCCCTATCTTGTGGAGCCGGTTTCGGACCGCCAGATCGTTCTGCCGACCGATGGTTTCGAAGCCAAGGGCGATCTCGACCGCATCACCAGCGGTCAGGCCTACATCGCCAAGCCCGGCGACAAGGCTGCCCCGATGGACCAGCAGACCGGCGTTTCCCGCAAGGAACGCGCTGGCTTCCAGATCAATTGA
- a CDS encoding TadE/TadG family type IV pilus assembly protein produces the protein MQKENSRLMKAMIRRLRRDEKGAIAVETGMILSILLVVGLGVFDYGLLAAHNMGLANAARSGMQYALVRKPQSGDFTAIINAVEKAAPAETTAGDRQIDVSMYCRCPDDDTDVECTSEEGEDLSCPDATLRAAYIKVAISETYPMMFNIMGIADDIHLKEDVVARLN, from the coding sequence ATGCAAAAAGAAAACTCCCGGCTGATGAAGGCCATGATCCGCAGGCTGCGGCGCGACGAGAAAGGCGCCATCGCGGTTGAAACCGGCATGATCCTTTCGATCCTTCTGGTGGTGGGGCTTGGCGTGTTCGACTATGGCCTGCTTGCTGCCCATAATATGGGGCTGGCGAACGCCGCGCGCTCCGGCATGCAATATGCCCTCGTCCGCAAACCGCAGAGCGGCGACTTTACCGCCATCATCAATGCCGTGGAAAAAGCAGCGCCCGCAGAAACCACGGCCGGCGACCGGCAGATCGATGTTTCCATGTATTGCCGGTGCCCCGATGATGACACCGATGTGGAATGCACAAGCGAAGAGGGCGAGGACCTGAGCTGCCCCGATGCGACGCTCCGCGCCGCCTATATCAAGGTCGCAATCAGCGAGACTTATCCGATGATGTTCAACATCATGGGCATCGCCGATGACATCCATCTCAAGGAAGACGTTGTAGCGAGGCTGAATTGA
- a CDS encoding Flp family type IVb pilin, whose translation MTKLIRKLRKNEEGATAIEYGLIAALIAVVLVGTLTALGTALDDLFGDVGTKIEGATEEAAAPTP comes from the coding sequence ATGACCAAACTTATCCGCAAGCTTCGCAAGAACGAAGAAGGCGCCACCGCAATCGAATACGGCCTTATCGCCGCCCTGATCGCAGTAGTACTCGTCGGCACCCTCACCGCTCTTGGCACCGCCCTCGACGACCTCTTTGGCGACGTTGGCACCAAGATCGAAGGCGCTACCGAAGAAGCCGCAGCTCCGACGCCGTAA